A window from Sulfurovum sp. TSL1 encodes these proteins:
- the glnA gene encoding type I glutamate--ammonia ligase: MGKFVNNIDEFYKYCKENEVEFVDFRFTDIKGAWHHISYRMSAVTPEMLDAGLPFDGSSIDAWQPINQSDMILKPDVPTAFLDPFTADSTIIVICDVYDIYKGQMYEKCPRSIAKKSLEYLEEMNIGDVAYFGPENEFFIFDDVKFRDDVNSAYFRVDTEEGQWSSDTAYENGNMGHRPGTKGGYFPVMPTDSMVDLRAEMMLIMEEVGLEVMLGHHEVAQGQGEIGIKFGTMIEAADNVQKYKYVVKMVAHLNGKTATFMPKPLLGDNGNGMHVHQSIWKDGKNLFYKQGEYANLSDMAIHYLGGIFKHAKAVAAITNPSTNSYKRLVPGFEAPSILTYSSQNRSAACRIPYGAGEMATRIETRFPDSTACPYLAFAALMMAGLDGIRNKYVPVGPMNEDLFELSLDEIREKNIPQMPHTLREAMEGLIADNEFLRPVFSQDFIDTYQHYMFERQIWPDEARPTAFEFMSTYSC, translated from the coding sequence ATGGGTAAATTTGTTAACAACATAGATGAGTTTTACAAATATTGCAAAGAAAATGAAGTAGAGTTTGTAGACTTTAGGTTTACGGACATTAAAGGTGCATGGCACCATATCAGTTACAGAATGAGTGCTGTAACACCTGAGATGCTGGATGCAGGTCTACCATTTGATGGCTCTTCTATCGATGCATGGCAGCCGATCAACCAATCAGACATGATCCTTAAACCGGATGTTCCTACTGCATTCCTTGATCCTTTCACCGCGGACAGTACTATTATCGTGATCTGTGACGTATATGACATTTACAAAGGTCAAATGTATGAAAAATGTCCAAGATCGATCGCTAAAAAATCACTTGAATATCTTGAAGAGATGAATATCGGTGATGTTGCATATTTTGGTCCTGAAAATGAATTTTTCATCTTCGATGATGTGAAGTTCAGAGATGATGTGAACAGTGCATACTTTAGAGTAGATACGGAAGAAGGTCAATGGAGCAGTGATACTGCCTATGAAAATGGAAACATGGGACACAGACCTGGTACAAAAGGCGGATACTTCCCTGTAATGCCTACAGACTCAATGGTTGACCTTAGAGCTGAAATGATGCTCATCATGGAGGAAGTTGGTCTTGAAGTAATGCTTGGTCACCATGAGGTAGCTCAGGGACAAGGCGAGATCGGTATCAAGTTCGGTACGATGATCGAAGCTGCAGATAATGTGCAAAAGTACAAATATGTAGTGAAAATGGTAGCACATCTCAACGGTAAAACCGCAACATTCATGCCAAAACCTCTTCTTGGAGACAATGGTAATGGAATGCATGTACACCAATCTATCTGGAAAGACGGCAAGAACCTTTTCTATAAACAAGGCGAATACGCAAACCTTAGTGATATGGCCATCCACTATCTTGGCGGTATTTTCAAGCATGCCAAAGCTGTAGCGGCTATCACAAACCCAAGTACAAACTCTTACAAAAGACTTGTCCCGGGATTTGAAGCACCATCTATCCTAACTTACTCCAGTCAAAACAGATCAGCTGCCTGCCGTATTCCTTACGGTGCAGGTGAAATGGCTACCAGAATTGAGACTCGTTTCCCTGATTCAACTGCATGTCCTTACCTTGCATTTGCCGCATTGATGATGGCTGGACTTGATGGTATCAGAAACAAATATGTTCCGGTAGGTCCAATGAATGAAGACCTTTTTGAACTTAGCCTTGATGAGATCAGAGAGAAGAATATCCCTCAAATGCCTCATACACTCAGAGAAGCGATGGAAGGTTTGATCGCGGATAATGAGTTCTTGAGACCTGTATTTTCACAAGATTTTATCGACACATACCAACACTATATGTTTGAGAGACAGATCTGGCCTGATGAAGCTAGACCAACCGCATTCGAATTTATGTCAACTTACTCTTGCTAA
- a CDS encoding histidinol-phosphatase: protein MRIDIHNHTTRCNHAEGTVDEYIQKAIELGIDIYGFSEHAPMDFDPHYRLAFEEMQAYTDDILGAKERYKNDIKILFGYEVDYLPGHMDDRVLDAEVDYLIGSVHFIDKWSFDNPEFIAGWKNKDIDEIWQAYFEATEAMARSGKFDIVGHLDLIKVFKFMPKKDVRLLAKDALHAIKRSNMVLEVNTAGLRKPVGELYPSRELLEEAYALDIPITFSSDAHAVEQVGFGYDVATALVKDVGYTKAATFEGRDRQLVIF from the coding sequence ATGAGAATAGATATACATAATCACACAACACGTTGTAACCATGCTGAAGGTACGGTGGATGAATACATCCAAAAAGCCATAGAACTGGGTATCGATATTTATGGGTTTTCCGAACATGCACCCATGGATTTTGATCCGCACTACCGTCTTGCATTTGAAGAGATGCAGGCCTATACCGATGATATTTTGGGTGCCAAAGAACGGTACAAAAACGATATCAAGATACTGTTCGGTTATGAAGTGGATTACCTTCCGGGACACATGGACGATCGCGTTTTAGATGCAGAAGTAGACTACCTGATAGGCTCCGTACACTTCATAGACAAGTGGAGTTTTGACAACCCTGAATTCATCGCCGGATGGAAGAACAAAGATATAGATGAGATCTGGCAAGCCTATTTTGAAGCCACTGAGGCGATGGCAAGATCCGGGAAGTTCGACATCGTTGGACACCTTGACTTGATCAAAGTATTTAAATTCATGCCCAAAAAAGATGTAAGACTCCTGGCAAAAGATGCACTTCATGCCATCAAGAGATCAAACATGGTCTTAGAAGTCAATACAGCCGGTCTTCGCAAGCCTGTTGGTGAACTCTACCCTTCAAGAGAATTACTGGAAGAAGCGTATGCGCTTGATATCCCTATTACTTTCTCTTCAGATGCACATGCTGTCGAGCAGGTAGGATTCGGATATGACGTTGCAACCGCACTTGTAAAAGATGTCGGATATACAAAAGCTGCTACTTTCGAAGGGCGAGATCGACAATTGGTTATTTTTTAA
- a CDS encoding peptidase U32 family protein, which yields MTDQNKVELLAPAGNLEKMKIALNYGADAVYGGTSTFSLRIRSGKEFDMESYAEGIAYAHARGKKVYSTVNSFPFNSQMKLYENHIAKIAELKPDALIVSSPGVVKIANRIAPDIPIHLSTQANVMNAMDAEVYYDLGVKRIIVAREISLKDCEAIKHHLPDLELEIFVHGSMCFAYSGRCLISSLQTGRVPNRGSCANDCRFPYEVYAHNPESGTTFRLDEEEGIGTYIMNAKDMNMASHIDEILKSGVIDSLKIEGRTKSPYYAAVVTKAYRHAIDDFYANDFDAARYQAELNTTQNRGFTDAYLLSRPFDRSETESNDFSIQYGTHQVAGLVLEDGLTWKCKDKTCVGDSVEIVLPLDATVELVDNDIGKIEELDGKYWLTFKKMLSESGKEFECIHSGDLNNILLPAKLPGYTILRREIAEALENKGLTESSTPMKQEPESKPTSKDMK from the coding sequence ATGACAGATCAAAATAAAGTAGAACTTTTAGCACCGGCAGGTAACCTGGAGAAGATGAAAATCGCTCTGAACTATGGGGCAGATGCCGTCTATGGGGGTACAAGTACCTTTTCACTACGTATTCGTTCAGGTAAAGAGTTCGATATGGAATCTTATGCCGAGGGAATAGCGTATGCCCATGCACGGGGAAAGAAAGTTTACTCTACCGTGAATTCATTTCCATTTAATTCACAAATGAAACTCTATGAAAACCACATTGCCAAGATAGCCGAGCTTAAACCCGATGCGCTGATCGTCTCGAGCCCGGGTGTGGTAAAGATAGCCAATCGTATTGCACCGGACATTCCTATCCACCTCTCTACGCAGGCCAACGTCATGAATGCCATGGATGCAGAGGTCTATTATGACCTCGGGGTCAAGCGTATTATCGTTGCGCGTGAAATAAGTTTGAAAGACTGTGAAGCCATCAAACATCATCTGCCTGACCTTGAACTGGAGATATTTGTGCATGGCTCGATGTGTTTTGCCTACTCGGGACGCTGTCTCATCTCTTCACTGCAAACGGGGCGTGTACCTAACCGTGGATCCTGTGCCAATGACTGCCGTTTCCCGTATGAGGTCTACGCACATAACCCGGAGTCAGGAACCACATTCCGGCTGGATGAAGAAGAGGGGATCGGTACCTATATCATGAATGCCAAAGATATGAATATGGCATCACATATCGACGAGATACTCAAATCAGGTGTCATAGACTCTCTGAAGATAGAGGGACGTACCAAGTCACCTTACTACGCGGCTGTGGTGACCAAAGCCTATCGCCATGCGATCGATGATTTCTATGCCAATGATTTTGATGCTGCACGCTATCAGGCAGAACTCAACACCACGCAGAACCGCGGCTTTACAGATGCCTATCTGCTCTCGCGGCCTTTTGATAGAAGTGAGACAGAATCGAACGATTTCTCGATACAGTACGGTACCCATCAGGTGGCCGGACTTGTCCTGGAAGACGGTCTGACATGGAAATGTAAGGACAAGACGTGTGTGGGGGACAGTGTAGAGATCGTTCTGCCCTTAGATGCAACGGTTGAACTGGTAGACAATGATATAGGTAAGATAGAAGAGTTAGACGGGAAGTATTGGCTGACATTTAAAAAAATGCTTTCCGAATCAGGCAAGGAGTTTGAGTGTATTCACTCGGGTGACCTGAACAATATACTTTTACCTGCGAAACTTCCGGGGTATACTATATTAAGACGTGAGATCGCAGAAGCATTGGAGAATAAGGGATTGACAGAGAGTTCAACGCCGATGAAGCAAGAGCCAGAAAGTAAACCAACAAGTAAGGATATGAAATGA
- the purE gene encoding 5-(carboxyamino)imidazole ribonucleotide mutase: MKFVSIVMESKSDYSVMSECSETLKKFGVPFELVISSAHRSLERTMQYVKESEAKGAQVYIAASGMAAHLAGALAAATSKPVLGVPMESGALKGEDALLSTVMMTAGMPVGTLAIGKSGAVNAAYLAIQIMALQDDELKVKLQEDRISKAKKVELDSSEIETIL, encoded by the coding sequence ATGAAGTTTGTATCGATCGTAATGGAAAGTAAAAGTGACTACAGTGTGATGTCCGAGTGTTCAGAAACACTGAAAAAATTCGGTGTACCGTTTGAGCTTGTCATCTCTTCAGCACACAGAAGCCTTGAGAGAACGATGCAGTACGTCAAGGAGTCTGAAGCCAAAGGGGCACAGGTCTACATTGCTGCTTCGGGTATGGCGGCACACCTTGCAGGCGCTTTGGCAGCAGCTACGAGTAAACCCGTACTCGGTGTACCTATGGAGAGTGGGGCACTGAAAGGTGAAGATGCGCTGCTATCTACCGTCATGATGACAGCAGGTATGCCCGTAGGTACACTTGCCATTGGCAAATCAGGTGCGGTCAATGCTGCGTATTTGGCTATACAGATCATGGCACTGCAGGATGATGAACTTAAAGTCAAACTCCAAGAAGACCGCATAAGCAAAGCAAAAAAAGTAGAACTTGATTCTTCAGAGATTGAAACGATACTGTAA
- the glyQ gene encoding glycine--tRNA ligase subunit alpha, whose translation MNKNAITFSELLLKLQQFWAEHGCNIVQPYDIPSGAGTFHPATLLRSLDSQPWSAAYVAPSRRPTDGRYGENPNRLGAYYQFQALIKPSPDNIQELYLKSLEYLGLNLQEHDIRFVEDNWESPTLGAWGLGWEVWLDGMEVTQFTYFQQVGGIACDPVAVEITYGTERLAMYLQGVDSVYDLVWNRMGDTITTYGDVHKETEYEFSKYHFEVANVENLFQHFEDASRECEVCLEAGLPLPAYDQCMIASHAFNVLDARKAISQAQRQNYILKVRELSIGCAKLYKAQEQERNERVRG comes from the coding sequence ATGAACAAAAACGCCATCACATTTAGTGAACTACTCCTCAAATTACAACAATTTTGGGCAGAACATGGGTGCAATATCGTGCAACCCTATGATATCCCTTCGGGTGCAGGGACATTCCACCCTGCTACATTGCTGAGAAGCCTGGACTCTCAGCCATGGTCAGCTGCGTATGTGGCCCCTTCTCGCCGTCCGACAGATGGACGTTATGGGGAAAACCCTAACCGTCTTGGTGCCTACTATCAGTTTCAAGCACTGATCAAGCCCAGTCCTGACAACATTCAAGAGCTTTATTTGAAGTCTTTGGAGTACCTGGGGTTAAACCTGCAAGAGCATGACATCCGTTTTGTAGAAGACAACTGGGAGTCTCCTACCTTGGGTGCCTGGGGGCTTGGCTGGGAAGTATGGCTTGATGGTATGGAAGTGACACAGTTTACCTACTTTCAGCAGGTCGGCGGTATCGCCTGTGACCCTGTAGCGGTGGAGATCACGTATGGTACAGAGAGACTTGCGATGTATCTGCAAGGGGTAGATTCCGTGTACGATCTGGTTTGGAACCGTATGGGTGACACTATAACAACGTATGGAGATGTACATAAAGAGACAGAGTATGAGTTCTCCAAGTATCATTTTGAAGTCGCCAATGTAGAGAACCTGTTCCAGCATTTCGAAGATGCCTCCAGAGAATGTGAAGTCTGTCTGGAGGCAGGTCTGCCTTTACCGGCCTATGACCAGTGTATGATCGCCTCACATGCTTTTAATGTACTCGATGCAAGAAAAGCGATCTCCCAGGCACAGAGACAGAACTATATTTTAAAAGTAAGAGAACTCTCTATAGGGTGTGCAAAACTTTATAAAGCGCAAGAGCAAGAGCGTAATGAACGTGTTAGAGGATAG